The Geomonas agri genome contains the following window.
AGTCCTCGCACCGCAGCCGGACAACGCAGGAGAACTGTTACGTCGTGCCGCGCGAGCCCTTTATGCCGTTTTGGAAGAAGGTGCCGTCTTGCAGGGGGTGGGGAGTGAGACTTCAAGGTCGGCCGGTCGTCCCGGCCACGTGCGCCTGTTGCAGCCACTGCTGTTGGTGGCGGAAAAGCAGTAATACAGAAGAGGAGAATGAAAGATGGACGTGTCAGGCAAGGTGGTATTGGTTACTGGTGCCAACGGGGGCATCGGCTGGGCGCTGGTGAAGGAGTTACTGGAGCGTGGAGCTGCCAAGGTATATGCGGCCGCGCGCAATATCCAGGCCGTGGCGGAAATGGCTAAATTCGAGCCCGGCCGTGTCGTCGCGCTCAGGATCGATGTGACCCACGAGACGAGCGTTGCCACGGCTGCGGCGCAATGCCCGGATGTTGATCTGCTGATCAACAACGCCGGCGTTAACCATTGCAAGAGCCTGCTCGACCCGGACGGCCTTGAAAGCGCGCGCCAGGAAATAAAGGTGAACTATCTCGGCACCCTCTCCATGTGCCGGGCCTTTGCGCCGGTACTGGCCGCCCGCTCTGGGGCGATAGCGAATGTCTGTTCCATTCTGGGTCTCGTGAACCTCCCCGTTAACGGCACCTATTCGGCCTCCAAGGCCGCCGGCCATTCCCTGCTGCAGGGAGTGCGCGCCGAACTGGCGTCGCGGGGCGTCAAGGTGTACGGAGTGTATCCCGGCCCGGTTGATACCAGGATGACGGCCGGACAGGAAATGGACAAAGCCACCCCGGAGCAAGTTGCCAAGATGATCCTCGACGGTATCGTCAAGAACGAGGAGTACATCTTCCCGGACGCGATGTCCCAAGACGTTTCTCGCGGACTTCTTAATGCACCGAAGGAGGTTGAACAGCAGTTCAGCGCGATAGTACCGTAGATGTCCCGGTAAGCCTCGAGTCGGAGGCCGAAACATCGGAAAACCGTTAGCCACGGAGACAATCTGAGCACTTCTGAGAAAGACCGGACTGAGGTAGGGTTGGACGTCCAAGATCGCGAACTTTACCACGACTGGTGCGCCGGGGATGGGTTGGAATATTTATCTCGGCATTGGGCGCTTGCTTTACTTCCTCTACGTTGTAATCTGATGGGGTTGGAAATTGCATTAAAATTAATTAAGGTAATTTCAACCCCTCTCGCTACGGCGAAGAAAAGGAGGTGCGACGTGAGCTCCAGAATTGTTCGAGATTATCATCATATGGCGCCAACGATGTTTCACGACTTCAACCAGGGTGTGGCGACCGCTCTGGCTGACAAGACAAGGTTCCCGGATTCGTTTTGGGCTGCGCATCCGACTGTGTTGGATCCTTATCTTGCCGCAACGGCCAAGCACGATGCGATCTATCACGAGTCGATGCACGGGAGCAAACTGGTAATTGCGGAACGCGAGCTGTTGCAGGCGCAACTGGTGATCAACC
Protein-coding sequences here:
- a CDS encoding SDR family oxidoreductase; translation: MDVSGKVVLVTGANGGIGWALVKELLERGAAKVYAAARNIQAVAEMAKFEPGRVVALRIDVTHETSVATAAAQCPDVDLLINNAGVNHCKSLLDPDGLESARQEIKVNYLGTLSMCRAFAPVLAARSGAIANVCSILGLVNLPVNGTYSASKAAGHSLLQGVRAELASRGVKVYGVYPGPVDTRMTAGQEMDKATPEQVAKMILDGIVKNEEYIFPDAMSQDVSRGLLNAPKEVEQQFSAIVP